One region of Populus trichocarpa isolate Nisqually-1 chromosome 4, P.trichocarpa_v4.1, whole genome shotgun sequence genomic DNA includes:
- the LOC18098131 gene encoding CEN-like protein 2 → MAKMSEPLVVGRVIGDVIDHFTANVKMTVTYQSNRKQVFNGHELFPSAVTHKPKVEVHGGDMRSFFTLVMTDPDVPGPSDPYLREHLHWIVTDIPGTTDATFGREVMNYEMPRPNIGIHRFVFLLFKQKGRQTVTTPASRDKFNTRKFAEENELGLPVAAVFFNAQRETAARKR, encoded by the exons ATGGCAAAGATGTCAGAGCCTCTTGTGGTTGGGAGAGTGATTGGAGATGTTATCGATCATTTCACTGCAAATGTGAAAATGACAGTGACTTATCAGTCCAACAGGAAGCAGGTTTTTAATGGCCATGAGCTATTCCCATCTGCGGTAACTCATAAACCTAAAGTTGAGGTTCATGGAGGTGATATGAGATCCTTTTTCACCCTG gtcatgacagaccctgaTGTTCCTGGTCCTAGTGATCCATACCTCAGGGAGCACCTACACTG GATAGTAACTGACATCCCAGGCACCACAGATGCCACATTTG GAAGGGAAGTGATGAACTATGAGATGCCAAGGCCTAACATAGGGATCCACAGGTTTGTTTTCCTACTTTTCAAGCAGAAGGGAAGGCAAACAGTGACCACTCCAGCTTCAAGGGACAAATTTAACACCAGGAAATTCGCTGAAGAAAATGAGCTTGGCCTGCCTGTAGCCGCTGTCTTCTTCAATGCCCAAAGGGAAACAGCGGCGAGGAAACGTTGA